The sequence below is a genomic window from Clostridium putrefaciens.
TCAGAAATATGAACTAAACCTGTTTTTCCTTCAATTTCAACAAAAGCCCCGAAATTAGTAATGTTAACCACTGTACCTTCTAAAATGTTTCCTGCCATTAAGGTCATATTAAAAAGACTCCTCCTTAAAAATAATTAATATATTATATTATATAAAATAATAAACCTAAACTCAAGTGAGTTACTCTGACTTACTGTCTATTACAGGAGTCTCTCCAGACTTTACATATCCTAATCTTTCTCTTACTTGTTTTTCCTTGTAAAGTCCAGTGTTTGATAACTCAAATTCATCTTTTAACTTTTGATTTTTTTCTTTTACTAATTCTAGCTCCTTTTCTTGCTTATATATATCTTTTTTAATCTTACCCATAGTTAATTGTTGAGTAATTATTGTATATAAGCTAAAAATCAATAATAAAATTATTATTACACTTTTAAGGGTAACTTTTTTGTTTTTCATAGTTCTTTTCCCCTTTAAGATAATAGTACGGTTTATCTATATCTCTATTTTAAATATAAAACCTATTTTATTCAAGTGTTTTCATAGTTATTTTTTACTTTTGTTATAAAATATTAATTTTAATGGGTAAAACAAGTGATTAAAGCTCATTCTAAACAGCTTTCCTATAAATCCATATATAGAATATTGCACTTTTAAAATATATTCACTTAAAATTTTAAGGTATATATATATCCCTAGAACTATGTATAGGTAAACATAGGGTACAATAAGAGCATAATTGGTATAAAGCAAAAAAACAAATACAATAATCGATGATAAAATCCAAAATAAAAGATCTTGGAAAGTCGATAATAATTTATTTTTATTGTGACCTCTTATAACTCTATAAAAATCAAATAATATACCAGTTATAATACCTGATAGTATGCTAAATAGTATCGTCTTAAATTGAAATAATAAGGGTATTATCATCTTTATCTCCACCTATTTAAATAATCTTTTTATTATGCCTTCTGTATTAACTCTTTTTGCTTCTAAAGTGCTATATACAAATGAATCTATAGTTCCACCAACTATTACTTCTCCATTTTGAACATCTAACTTGTTCATCTTCAAGTTTTTGCCTCTTATGTTTAACACTCCGACGCATGTATTTAGAGAAATGGTTTCTTCATTAAAATTGAATACTTCTATAACACCTGTAAGAAATAACCTCTTTCTATTATCTAAAGTCAAATTGCTTCTTTTATCTTCAACTTTGATGTCTTTTTTATTTTCCATAAGAAAACAACCTCCTACTATATTTCTCTACAATATATGTGAAAGGCTGTATATATATGCTATTTATTTTTTACACCTATTTTAGTTATATACAAGTTATAACTTAACCACCTTTTAAGAGACTAAAGTTCTTGCATAAATCGTTATATATGAAAATTATGAGATTTCTTGAAAGCCTTTTGTAAAAGCTTTCTAATCTTCTATATCCTCTTCACCCTCTATTATTTCATACATAAGTCTAGCCTCTTCTTTTTTAACATGTTCTGAAAGTTTTAACACTTCTGCCTTTAAAGAGTTATTAGCAAACTTAATCTCTATTATATCTCCCTCTTTAATATCCGTACTTGCCTTAGCTACTTTTGAATTAATAGTAACTCTACCACTTTCACAAATTTCTTTTGCAACTGTTCTTCTCTTTATTATTCTAGATACTTTTAGATATTTATCTAATCTCATTTTAATTCCCCCTACAAAAATAACCCGAGATAAACCCGGGTTAAATAGTTTTCCAATTACTTGTTTACTCTTTCCTTGAACTCTTTACCAGCTTTAAATACTGGAGCAGTTGTTGCAGGAATCTTTATAGTTTCTTTAGTTCTTGGGTTTCTTCCTTCTCTCTCAGCTCTTTGTCTTGTTTCGAAAGTTCCAAATCCAACTAATTGAACCTTTTCACCTTTTTCTAAAGACTCTTCTACGCTTTCTATAAAAGCTTTTAATGCTATTTCTGCATCTTTTTTAGTTAATTTACTTTTTTCAGCCATGCTTGAGATTAATTCTGATTTATTCACTTTTATTTCCTCCTTTAAATTAGAGTTAGTTTAAACCTAAACAATATATCGAATAAGTTTGTATGTATAAGTTTTATAAATTTATTATACATTATCATATTATATAATTAATTGCAATACAAGTCTACATCTACATTACAAGTATTTTATCTTTTTATTTGTAATGTGCTATTTGAGAACGCAAAATACTTTTATAAATATTACTATTCTACATTTACATTAATTCCCCTTTTAAACTGTCTCTTTTTTGTTATTTACCTTTTGATAAATTCCATAACTTATCCATTTCCTTTAGTGACATCCGCTCTAATTTTACCTTTTTATCTCTAGCTGTATCTTCAATAAATCTAAATCTTTTTATGAATTTATTTATAGTTTTATTAAGGGCAAGTTCTGAATCTATTCCTAGTATCCTAGCTACATTAACACAAGAAAATATCAAATCTCCCATTTCTTCTTCTATTATTGCCTCATTTGAACCTTTGTATACTTCCTTTAGTTCATAAAACTCTTCTATTATCTTTTCCATAGCTCCATCTACAACATCAAAGTCAAAGCCTACCTTTTTAGCCTTTGATTGTACCTTTTCTGCTCTTATTAAAGAGGGTAAAGATTTTGCTATATGTTTCATAGCATCTACCACAGTGTCATATCCCTTTTCTATACCTTTTATTTCTTCCCAGTTTATTATAACCTCTTTTGAATTATTAACTTTTGTATCTCCAAACACATGAGGGTGTCTATCTATCATCTTCTTACTTATAGAATTTATGATGTCATTAATGTTAAAATAACCTTCTTCTTTTCCTATAACAGCATGAAACACTACCTGTAGTAGTACATCGCCTAATTCTTCTATAATCTTTTCATCATTCTTTTCCTCTATGGCCTCTATAACCTCATAGCTCTCTTCTACTAGATACCTTTTTAGACTTTCATGTGTTTGTTCTCTGTCCCATGGACACCCCTCTTCAGACCGTAATTTCTCCATTATCTCTAATAGGTCACTTAAGCCTTTATTTTCTTTACCTCCTTTAGGTATGTATAATGATGTTAGGTAATCTATGTCCGTTTGCCTGTCTAATGTATATAGTGGTATTTTCCTTATGCTCTCCTCTCCCTTAACACCAGCTGCCCGAACAAAGTATATTTCTTTATCATAATGGTAGTAATCTAGTAATCTAATCTTAACCGCTGATGATATTAACTTATCATATACCTGGGTTATTATTAATCCTGTATTATTATCTAATCTTTGATTTTCAACATCAAAAGCATCTATTATTTTAAGTCCATTTATGGGATCTATCTTTAGTCTTTCTATGATAACATCAATAAAGCTTACCGCTGGGACAATCTCTATAGGTATCCCCTGGGCTTCACATAATTGTATTAAGATATTTACAGTCCTCTCTGCTACTAAAGGGTGACCAGGTACTGCATATATAACCTCGTCCACTATTTCATGCCTTTTTATTAAATCCTCAGCTATAAACTGATATACTTTGTCAAAACTATCAAACTTATCATAAGCAAAGTCATAGGTATGAACTTTTATATCCATACTTTTAATATAGTCTACCGTTGGATGTTTTTCTGTTCTTAGATATATATCTTTTCCTGACTTAAGCTCATTTAATGTGCCTAATGTTAATGCTTCAGGTGATCCAGGTCCTAGGCCTAGTATTTTAATCATTTGTTTCTCCCCTATCTACTTAAAAATCTATCTTTTATATAGTTATATTTAAATACTCCAAAAGCAATCACTAAAATTATATATATAATAATACCTAGAAGTATGGATACAATGCAAGCTATACCGTTGCTACCAGTATAAATAATTGCTTTATTATAACTTATAATCACCGCTATTATCATTATAACAGATGCATAAGATGGTTTTATAGTGGTATTATAATAATCTATGCTTATATTTAGCTTTTTTCTTACATCCTTCATATTGAGATATGCTGCTATTGTATACGCAACTATTGTTCCTATGACAGCACCGTAAATATTGAAAAATGGCAATGGAACCATAAACAATGTTATCATCACTTTAAATATACATCCCACAAAAAGGTTTATGATAGGTTTAAAATAATGTCCTGTACCTTGTAATATTGCAGTGCTTATTTGAGCTAATGCCGTAGCTGGTATAGATAAAGATAAATACTTTAATATATTATATCCTTCCCCATAATTCGGAAATATAAGCGTCATTATAGGCTTTGCTAAAAACATAAGTCCTAGCATAGATGGAATTGCAATTACAGATGATACCTTAATTGCAACCTCCACCTTATTTATAATGTCACTTTTTCTTCTTAATATATACGCCTCCGCAATAATTGGGATTATTGCAGAACACAATGCAACACAAAGTGTTAAAGGAACATTTACTAGCACATTAGCTTTTCCTGTTAACTGACCATAAAGTATTGTAGCCCCTTTAGATGTGAGTCCGGCTTCTAGCAGCTTTTTAGGAACTAAAATCGAATCTATGAGTCCCATTATAGTTGCAACTGTTGCACCAAGGGACAATGGCATTGAAATTCTAAGTAAGCTTTCTAGAATCTTTTCATCCTTTTTTAATTTAAATAGACTTATTGGCACTTTTATCCTTATATATTTTATGGTTAAATAAACACCTCCAAAAAGCCCTCCTGCGGATGCACCAAGAGCAGCTCCTCCCGCTGCATATTCCACTCCATAAGGTAATAATAAAACAGCAAGTCCAACTCCTATTATCACTCGACCTAGCTGCTCAATAATTTGAGATACAGCTGTTGGCTTCATATTTTGTAATCCTTGGAAAAAACCTCTAAGTACACTCATTATGGCTATAAATGAAGGTGCTATAGATATTGCAATAAGCGAGTAATATGAATTTTCACTCCACTGCAAATAACTTATTATGTGTTTAGAAAATATAAGAAGCAAAGCAGTGCTACCAAGCCCCATAAAAATCATCAATATGAAAGATTCTTTAAGAACCTTCATTATTCCTTCTTTGTCACCTAAAGCATTTTTTTCGGAAACTAATTTAGATATAGCTATTGGCACTCCTGAAGCTAAGGCTATAAAAAAGGTATAAAGAGGATAGGACATTTGATAATACCCTATTCCTTCATCCCCTATTAACATTATAAGAGGCCATCTAAAAAATAATCCTAAAAACTTAGATATGATTCCTGCAAGTCCAAGTATTATAGTGCCCTTAATAAGTGAGTGTTTTTTCATGTGATACCTCCAAATCTTATAAATAGTTTACTAATTATGTCTATTTTAAGATTTGAGGTATTATTACTAAAATTTATTTATTAGTTTTATTCTTATTAAAAACAATAATATACTGAATATATTATTGTTTTTATGTCAATAATCTTAATGTTGTAGCAAGTAATTATGCGTTA
It includes:
- the mazG gene encoding nucleoside triphosphate pyrophosphohydrolase; translated protein: MIKILGLGPGSPEALTLGTLNELKSGKDIYLRTEKHPTVDYIKSMDIKVHTYDFAYDKFDSFDKVYQFIAEDLIKRHEIVDEVIYAVPGHPLVAERTVNILIQLCEAQGIPIEIVPAVSFIDVIIERLKIDPINGLKIIDAFDVENQRLDNNTGLIITQVYDKLISSAVKIRLLDYYHYDKEIYFVRAAGVKGEESIRKIPLYTLDRQTDIDYLTSLYIPKGGKENKGLSDLLEIMEKLRSEEGCPWDREQTHESLKRYLVEESYEVIEAIEEKNDEKIIEELGDVLLQVVFHAVIGKEEGYFNINDIINSISKKMIDRHPHVFGDTKVNNSKEVIINWEEIKGIEKGYDTVVDAMKHIAKSLPSLIRAEKVQSKAKKVGFDFDVVDGAMEKIIEEFYELKEVYKGSNEAIIEEEMGDLIFSCVNVARILGIDSELALNKTINKFIKRFRFIEDTARDKKVKLERMSLKEMDKLWNLSKGK
- the yabP gene encoding sporulation protein YabP — protein: MENKKDIKVEDKRSNLTLDNRKRLFLTGVIEVFNFNEETISLNTCVGVLNIRGKNLKMNKLDVQNGEVIVGGTIDSFVYSTLEAKRVNTEGIIKRLFK
- a CDS encoding FtsB family cell division protein: MKNKKVTLKSVIIILLLIFSLYTIITQQLTMGKIKKDIYKQEKELELVKEKNQKLKDEFELSNTGLYKEKQVRERLGYVKSGETPVIDSKSE
- a CDS encoding HU family DNA-binding protein, whose product is MNKSELISSMAEKSKLTKKDAEIALKAFIESVEESLEKGEKVQLVGFGTFETRQRAEREGRNPRTKETIKIPATTAPVFKAGKEFKERVNK
- the yabQ gene encoding spore cortex biosynthesis protein YabQ — translated: MIIPLLFQFKTILFSILSGIITGILFDFYRVIRGHNKNKLLSTFQDLLFWILSSIIVFVFLLYTNYALIVPYVYLYIVLGIYIYLKILSEYILKVQYSIYGFIGKLFRMSFNHLFYPLKLIFYNKSKK
- a CDS encoding putative polysaccharide biosynthesis protein: MKKHSLIKGTIILGLAGIISKFLGLFFRWPLIMLIGDEGIGYYQMSYPLYTFFIALASGVPIAISKLVSEKNALGDKEGIMKVLKESFILMIFMGLGSTALLLIFSKHIISYLQWSENSYYSLIAISIAPSFIAIMSVLRGFFQGLQNMKPTAVSQIIEQLGRVIIGVGLAVLLLPYGVEYAAGGAALGASAGGLFGGVYLTIKYIRIKVPISLFKLKKDEKILESLLRISMPLSLGATVATIMGLIDSILVPKKLLEAGLTSKGATILYGQLTGKANVLVNVPLTLCVALCSAIIPIIAEAYILRRKSDIINKVEVAIKVSSVIAIPSMLGLMFLAKPIMTLIFPNYGEGYNILKYLSLSIPATALAQISTAILQGTGHYFKPIINLFVGCIFKVMITLFMVPLPFFNIYGAVIGTIVAYTIAAYLNMKDVRKKLNISIDYYNTTIKPSYASVIMIIAVIISYNKAIIYTGSNGIACIVSILLGIIIYIILVIAFGVFKYNYIKDRFLSR
- a CDS encoding RNA-binding S4 domain-containing protein, producing the protein MRLDKYLKVSRIIKRRTVAKEICESGRVTINSKVAKASTDIKEGDIIEIKFANNSLKAEVLKLSEHVKKEEARLMYEIIEGEEDIED